The Tachysurus vachellii isolate PV-2020 chromosome 23, HZAU_Pvac_v1, whole genome shotgun sequence genome segment cctctccctccctctctctccctctgtctctctctctctctctctctctctctctctctctctctctctctctctctctctctttccctccctctctctctctctctctctctccatctgtctctctctctctccctctccctctctcccccccccctctccctctgtctctctctctcctctctctctctctctctctctctctctctctctctctctttccctccctctatctctctctctccctctccctctctccccccctctctctccctctgtctctctctctccatgtgtctctgtctctctctctctctctttctctctctttccctccctctatcgctctctctctctctctctctctctctccatctgtctctctctctccctctccctctctctcttcccctctctctttccatctctatctctctctctctctccgtctctctctctctctctctctctctctctctctctctctctctctctctcacacacacacacacacacacacacactgttgattTTTTGAAAGGAACATAATCATGTCCAAATTAAGACGATTATAACCAATTTTactgtttaattcaaatttcaTCATTTACATCTTTTATGTCCAAAAATTATTTTCACAACACAAATGTAATAGAACCGTTTTGTTTGTGTGGttctaaactaaactaaactacaaAGCCAGttctaaataaatgttataatttatttagaaatgtatatgatttattttttttcattattatattattattattattaggggcacggtggcttagtggttagcacgttcgcctcacacctctagggtcggggttcgattcccacctccgccttgtgtgtgtggagtttgcatgttctccccgtgcctcgggggtttcctccgggtactccggtttcctccccctatccaaagacatgcatggtaggttgattggcatctctggaaaattgtccgtagtgtgtgattgtgtgagtgaatgagagagtgtgtgtgtgtgtgtgtgtgccctgcgatgggttggcactccatccagggtgtatcctgccttgatgcccgatgacgcctgagataggcacaggctccccgtgacccgaggtagttcggataagcggtagaagatgaatgaatattattattattattattattatagttttcaACAATAATCTATGACtgataaattaattcattataaaactataaaactgttataaaaaagaaaagacattgTAGAATATTAGATGATATGCTGAGATTTTCAATAAggagataaaaaaatatttgtagaaACATACTTTAATGTCAGTACGTTTTCTGCCAaggcacatttatttatttattatttatttatttacttacttacttatcaTGAACCAACATCCTTTTTAGATGTTATGCAACATTAAAGAAACCATGAGTGATAATAAGTACAGTGTCTTATTCTATAATTTCAAAATTTTTAAACTTAAAGttttacttaatatttaaaGGAATTTCACAGCCCTAGTGAAATATGTCTAATGTGTCTAAAGCACACGCAATTTCCTGAAATTGgctggtgcacacacacacacacacacacacacacacagtaggctGAAGAAACAGCAGACACTAATGAAACTGAATAAACCAACCCAGAGTCAAACAAAGCCCAGTCACAATAGCACAGTGTGCAAACACTCTTTCAActccttcaacacacacacacacacacacacacacacacacacacacacacacacacacacacacacacaccatttaccCCACTGCAATAATGGCATGCTCATTCACCTTTAgttaacacacactgcagcagctGTCTAATCAAAGAGGCCTCTCGGAGCTTTAATGAGGTTTTCCATTAAACTTCACTTTAATTAAAGGTCAAAGGGCAGAGGGCGGCTCTTAAGCACAAAATGTAAGAGACAAATCGTTTTCTATTTCCTCAAATCACTTTAGCCACCTGGCAATCGCTCTGGATTAAAGGAAAACAGTTGAGACACATATGGAGTCGATGAGCTTCAACATGattggtggtttttttttttctaatattaggccacgcccccatATCAGGGTCAAACTTTAGATCTGGTTATCATTACATTCTGACCAGTATAGACTCCACCATGTatttaacacacagcacacactcttAATTCACACACGCTGTGAAGGCCGTATTCCTTACCAGGGACAGTCGTTaaactcaccacacacacttttattgcATCCATCCAGAAACCAGGCTCATCAGGAAACTGGGCCACACTTATTACAGCCTCACGAATCAGGTCATACAGACGCCTAGAGCGCCGCAGCCCACAGAAAAGGCCGAGAGACACGAGGCTCCGGCTGACCTCCTTGCTGCAGGGTAAACACGAAGTGACTGGAGATGGAATCAGTGAGAAATACTCTGGGAAAGTCCTGAATCCGATTTTAGTAAAACAGCACCTCCTCAGACCTCAGCAGACTGGAAAGCCCCTGGTTTGAGCCCACAGTCTGTTATGAACTCAGATGGTCTCAGAGGGATGACAGGAGAAGAGACAGAGGGTCTCGGTTATCAAACTGgatttgaatacatttattcGACAATCATTTGGTCTTAAAAATCCAGTTGTAAGTGTGAAACATCAGTAGTAAGGAAGAAATCTGAAAACGTTTGTAAATTGAGCAAGAATGTTTAATTTTGCCTAGCTTTCAAACATTTGCAAACTTTTACACACAGCTTTAGTAAATGGCTGATAAATGTAGCCTGGAGAAAGcacaaaatgtgtatttatttatttatttattttaaggtttGAGGTCGGGTTGGTTTAGCAGTGATGACCAAACCTCAATAGTTAAACCACACTTGCTAGCATTTTTGCAAATTTGGTGTGAGTTCGAGATCCATGTAGCACCATGTTCCTGGAGAAATGTCACATTTTACTGAGGATTTGATCTACTGCTTCacttatatatggttgaaataataataaaagcttcttgacttgacttggcttggtccagcaaaacaaaaaactgcaaATTTGTAAGAATGTCATGTATGAGACAGCAATGATCAGGTTTATCTGTAATCGATTAATTTTCTTCTTGTTAAATTCAGTAAAAATGTTCTCGAATATCAGACTTCCTCCAAGTTCAACCTAGTTTTGTAAAAACATCACCAGTTCTATCCTGGTCAGCGCTGAACAATTTTGAACTATTtgcaccaaacaaaaaaaaaaaacaaacaaaaaaaaacagattgccTGAACCATCTATACACAGTAAACCTGACAATATTAATGTCTTTTCTTGTATAAGGTGTGTGCAAATCAAACCAAGGCGTTTCTAGTGTCCTCTGGTGTATTTCTACACTACGTCTCTTAGTGCTTTGTGACATTAAAAGAGTGGAATAGATATTAGCCTAGCACACAGGTCATTTCCCTAATGAAGAAGGTCTAGGAGCTTCTACTTTGGTTAACCAAATCTGTTCTGCTCCCTTGTGACATTAAAACAAGTTGTTCTCTTATTATTATAAGACGACTGACGTGTTCGCAATCTTAACtgtgttctttctttgttttacaaatgaaatcagaagaagaagagattTGTTTGAACATAACtgactaactaactaattaattaactatCTAATGTTTCCAGAATGTTCTGTGAACATTAGCATCACTACACTatgacagaatgtgtgtgtgggccccAAATTAGTGcactatttaaaatgtatatattttaaatatacccTCTAAACGTTATTTTGTTCTCAGaatgtctattatttatatctttaagtCAGGGGACGTGTTTTCAAATCGTATCCTTGTTTACTCAAACACAAGTTCGACCTCGCGCGCGCACTGCCATCTTGTGGAGTACGATAAATATACACTAGACGTCGCCTTGGGGTTctaaaaatgcatcaaaaccgccgccatcttggaacaggGGTCTTGTACTTCGAATGCATGGACGATACCGGACTTTTGTGCTGCgtttaaatctaaaaaccagacagcaagggatgacatttcacaggtgagaatgtgttttatgatattgaatgttacgacattatatttcttgttccgttggtttgtttcagtccttggttaacgaccacaGCTAATCCGTACTAGTTACCctttagtttttgacagttaggaaaaccgacaatgtttgtagattccgaagcctcttaataaggacattaaaaattgacccatgctttttttttgcttaaaggtgaaaagacccaactttatgcaTGTTTtataagattcccttatctgttaaacatattttattagattgtcctggacttaacacaagcagaatgctctttttttttatcgtatgttaattaaaataataaaaaaaaaagtataatatgacttgctgtttatatttgttttgtttttattgtatttatatgatttatgtgTTTTAGTAATTGaaattttgccatgaaaatagctttgattgctgacatggtattaaataaaataatctgattctgaatctgtttgtattttaaGTGATAAACAGATGtcagtacaatacaatacaatacaatacaatacgatttaaatgtttaaataaacatgtacagtcacaccattgtagcagtgttacatgcagtaggctataaggtaagtagtgattgtttatttaaagtttactcaagtggaagaatgtaagtaataaacttacacctaccagcactatgcattatattgtgaaaaagtagattatcttaatatcaaaacattcaattttctctggactcaataataaatacatgtctgatcTTTGGaatgagccaaaaaaaaaactattccgtttatttatttatgatttatttccGTTAgacctttgcctacattgacgctgatgcattaaagaggagggggtcccctgtaccaagatggcggctctattgacgcattcgcTCCAGTGAACTGCCGtacccaaggcgacatctaggtgTAGATGTCTATGGTGGATTTATAACCCAAAGCAACTGGCTCTTCTTACGCATGCGCAGAGGCGAGCCGGCGATGAAAAAAATGGCCGCCTCCACAGTCTGCCGTTCTGTGCGTTGTGTTTCTAATGCTTTACCTCGGCTCACCACGTCTTGGGCACCTCTCAGCTCCTGTACATATGAAAACATCTCCGGTCCGACTTTAACGTGGTGTCGTTTTTATATTTCTGGACCGGATTGGAGTCGCAGGAGAGACGAAAACGGTGTGACATTGAGTCGGTGTGCAGGTACGGCGTTAACTCGGGCTGCGTCCCAAATGCATTCACACTTACTACGTAGGTACACTTATTGTTCCAGGAAGCAACCGCGTCTCGCGCCCTATCCTAGTGCACTAGTTTCTGACATCGGAGCGATTTGggatttaaacattattaactTAATGCAGCTGTCAGACTAGTCGTGTTTTATTTGGACGTTTCCGACGTCATGAAGTTGTTAATCGaaagaaaatctatttttaCATGCTTTTACGAAGGAACATTTTTCTGAAGGAACTTCTCTCGTCTATTCTGGAAAGCTGGGATGGTGTAAAGGTGCTTAAGGGATTGTAAACACAAGGCTAGTGACACTAACTGGGCTGTGGTTTAAATGCCCATTAATACACATGATCACGTCATTTAACTTCTCCACATTTGGTCCTATAGAATATATTTACAGCCTAAAACTTGGACTTAAAAGTGCACCGTGTGCTTTACAaggtatatttaatatataaagataaataatcaTCCTCTGGGTCAGTGATTAATATGTAAGTCACATAATCCAGTCTTCTGGAATAtaccaaataatatatttacgGTATAGTTGGACCGGTCAAGCAGTGCTGATAGACAGGAGGGATCGAGAATATGCTGCACATCTGGATCCTGATATTATTTTGGCCACAGATGTGGAAATTCAAGGGCGTGGATACTGATGCTATCTAACTGATGCGTGTtgtaataatgcaataaaaataCTGAATATCAGATTCTTCTTTTTGCTTATTTACGTTCTTGATTTGTGTGTGATGCAGGCCTCCGTGTTTCCAGCTCACGTGCCTTCCACAGCAGTTCCGTGTGTCACCATCAGCAGGATTTCTACAGCATTCTGGGAATCCCGCGAACCGCCACGCAGAAAGAGATCAAAAAAGCCTACTATCAGGTCAGAAAAAATGTAACGCTGTTCTAACACCCGGAAAGAAGAACTACTGAATTTTTGTTGGAAAAGCTATAAACCGAAGGAGAAAAGACGTGGAGTTATGAAAGAAGCGTCGTGACGCATTTCCCTTCTCAGAACAGTACAGTCAGTATGGTCAGTGTTATAGGTTTAACCGATGACCGTGTCTGTATGTTACGTGTGTCATAAAGCATATATGACTATGTAATGTATCAACGTAGAGAGATGTTCCGAGTAGGAATTCTAATCTTTTGGCTTATCCTGGAAATTCTGAAGCCGGGAACATTTATCATATTATTCCAACACTGTAGCTACATGATTTACAGAAGCAAAGTtaatgagttgttttttttttcctgcagctGGCAAAGAAATACCATCCGGATACAAGCCCAGATGACCCGCAAGCTAAAGAGAAGTTCTCCAAGCTGGCAGAAGCGTACGAGGTCAGGTTAAAGGAATCAAAACCtatctttttaaaacattgcttaacataattaaaactgctgctttattgtgtgtgtgtttgtgtgtgagagtaggtTCTGAGTGACGAAGTAAAAAGAAAGCAGTATGACACGTACGGTTCTGCGGGGCCGAGCACAAGTGGGGCTGGGCAGCAGTACTGGCGTAGCGGAACCACCGTAGACCCAGAGGAACTGTTCAGGAAGATCTTTGGGGAATTTTCCGGAGCGCAAGGGTTTGGAGACTTCAGCTCAGTTTTCGAACAGCCGCACGAGGTCAGCTGCAGTGCCGGAAACCTCACGTCTGCATGCGTCTGATTTCTCTAATTTAATTctgattcttattttttttaagtcataCTGAAGTTTGTAGGAAACGGTATTTCCATTTTGAGAAATGattggtgaagagtgtgtgtgtgtgtgtgtgtgtgtgtgtgtgtgtagtacatcATGGAGCTGACGTTCTCCCAAGCAGCCAAAGGAGTTAACAAGGAGATCACGGTGAACATAGAGGACGACTGTCCACGTTGCCACGGTAAAGGTCACGAGCCGGGCACCAAAGTCACACACTGCCACTACTGTAACGGTACCGGCATGGTGAGAGCACCATTGCAACAGTCTCCATGGAGACCTTGGAGTAGAATATATTTAGATAAACTTGTCTttaatactctgtgtgtgtgtgtgtgtgtgtgtgtgtgtgtgtgtgtaggagtcgGTGAACACAGGCATGTTTATGATGCGTTCCATGTGTCGGCGCTGCGGTGGACGGGGCTCCATCATCATCACGCCCTGTGTGATGTGCAGAGCAACCGGACAaaccaaacagaaaaaaagcctTGTGGTTCCTGTGCCTGCAGGTCTGTCTACTTCCTAACGACTCATATGTTTTCAATACATGTCAGTACATGGGTTAAGCGGTAGCTCAGTGCTCGAAGCGctagactactgatcagaaggttgtgagttcatatCACGGTAtcaccactgctgggcccttgagcaaggcccttaaccctcagctgctTAGCTGTATTGATACATCGTCTGacaaatgctgtgtgtgtgtttttaggagTGGAGGACGGCCAGACGGTGAAGATGTCTGTAGGAAACAAGCAGGTCTACATCACGTTCAGAGTGAGTTTCCCCTCAGCACGGCTTCTAACCATTTAACCGCCGTAATTTATTATTTCTCATTCTGTAAGTAACCTACACTGGTGCTTTATCTGTTGCGTCTCAGGTCGAGAGGAGCCCGTTGTTTCGGCGCAGCGGGTCCGACATTCACTCTGACATGATGATCTCAGTGGCTCAGGCCATTCTGGGAGGAACAGCTCGAGCTCAGGGCCTCTACGGGACGGTCGACATCGCGGTGAGGCGCGTTCACTCTCAGCACACACCTTATTCTAGCAGCTTCCGCTGATAAAGCTGTGCTATAACACACACCTGGCTGGATTGTTTAACTTTCTTTACTTGTCTGTGAGCAGTGACATACATACAGCCAGTAGAgggcactattttttttttttttaagccagcTAAGAGTCTAGTACaggcaaaatgaataaatatgataaACATATTTACTTTTATCCAAAGCTTTGGAAGAGCTGGTATTCATAAAAGGACTGAAGGAGGTCTTTTATGTTTTCCTGCATTGAGGAtcgcacctttttttttacccctcaGATTCCTCCTGGGATTCAGACGGACCAGAAGATCCGTCTGGGTGGTAAAGGAATCGCCCGTGTGAGCGGCTATGGCTACGGAGACCACTATGTACACATCAAGATCAAAGTGCCCAAGTAAGActtgtacacacatacacacacacacacacacacacacacacacaaacacattagaGAATATATGAAAGAAGTATGAATATATactaggttttttttattaggaagCTGACACAGAGACAGCGGGATCTGATCCTCAGCTATGCCGAGGAGGAGACGGATGTAGAGGGGTCTGTGAACGGAGTGACTCGATCAGCACCAGGTACAgtgcgcacagacacacacacacacacacacacacaaaactctctTTCCATAACACTTTCAGTGCACACAGTGTTCCCTTTTCAAGCTACATCCAGTTCTTCAGTGATGTTACACAGAGGCCAAGATGgacaagcgtgtgtgtgtatgtgtgtgtttgtttgcctgtgtgtacctgtgtagcAAGCTCTCAGCATGCAAAAAAGGAATCCGGAGTGGACCAGAGTCGTGACGAGGAGCAGccggaggagaaggaggaaggcGGATTTTTCTCCAGACTTAAAAAGATGTTCTCCTGAAGAGTGCAGAATCTGCGCGGTCATGTCTCAAACGCAGTCATTACTTCAACTACAGCATGATCATCACATTATTGTGTCTAGGTGAGAGGCCATTGAGCTGCAGAAGCTACGCAGAAGCTCtccacagacagagagggagaaagagagagagagagagaattctatGTAACGAAGTATGAACTCTGTAAAGCTTCAAAATAATGGtttattaacataaacacactatttGTTCATGTAAACCCTTAATGCTggttaatgtgtatttttttaatatatagaaGAAtgaagtgataacaggaagcaggTTATTTTTGAATGTTTCACAAGATTAAACGTGACTCTAAAGAAAAActgtcgttttttttgtttgtttttttaatacccCCCCCTTAATAAGACAGAaggctgtgtctcaaatcatGTGTACAATCTAGACACCTGTTACATATGAACACATTCTCTATAACAGAAAAATTACATattagtttatagtttatagcaagaaaagctgttttgttagtttaaataaattaagaaatgtCTTCTTGTACACTGCAGTAACAGTAGTAATATTAAATGATAGCAATACTCAACAGATGCATGTTAATTTCACTGATTTGCTGCGTTTGTAAGGttttaagctccgcccacttctgACTAAAACttaatggtattttttttaaacaaaaaaaatttcccTTAAAATAAAACGCAAGCATCGATCAAATCAAACCTTAAAATGTTCAGtactgtgtttaattaaaagaagTGTTTTATAGAATAACTTCCCCAAAATAATGATTATTGTTAGATTTACattagattacattttttttatttttatttattttttcttaaggTTTGGGTTTCtcagtaaaacagaaaaaaagaaacgcttgtattaaaaaaaaaaaaaaaaagatatttttgacaccttaaaaaataaataactaaataaatagaataaaacccTATCAGGAATTTACTGGAAgcaattaaaattatattttattttttatgtggcAAAAGAAATCACTCCACCAGAAAATGTGGTgtccagtgtttgttttttttaaattatttttagctATGCTTCTGGAGTAATGGAAGTGCACCTCACCCAAAATTATTTCGACACACACTACCATCACACACAGCCTCAAACCACATCCTACACTTCAGTAGTGAGTGTGTCAGGACGAGGCCTGTCTGGATGTTTTCACTCGGCTTTATGGAtcctaatatactgtatgtccaggTAACACAAATATAACTGACAGTAGTACACTGATCGAAGGAGGTTTAAGGATTCTGAGGTGAAAATATAAGCACTAAATGTGTAAAGGAGCTCGAATGTTCACGTCCGCAGCTAATCTGTACAAACCTGACCAAAGCACAAAAGATAGATTGATTTATTATGGAGAAAGTCCAAGATAAACTTTACATTTAGATAAACAATATACTGCAGATTTCATCTATTTATAGTCACGAATGTCCACGAAACAACTTCCTCTAAAGTTCTAAAAGCTAATGAATGTCATATCTGGTCATgttgacactgacactggagactccttctttaAATGAGGTCCTCTTGCAACCGCCACTTTATCGATAgcggttttattttctttcttaatgAACAAAAAGTCCGCCCGTCATTAGGCTTGTATTATGTTTaagtcgttactatagaaataatgaAGTATTCGAGCAAAACCCATTAGTATTTAATACAAGGCTC includes the following:
- the dnaja3b gene encoding dnaJ heat shock protein family (Hsp40) member A3b — its product is MRRGEPAMKKMAASTVCRSVRCVSNALPRLTTSWAPLSSCTYENISGPTLTWCRFYISGPDWSRRRDENGVTLSRCAGLRVSSSRAFHSSSVCHHQQDFYSILGIPRTATQKEIKKAYYQLAKKYHPDTSPDDPQAKEKFSKLAEAYEVLSDEVKRKQYDTYGSAGPSTSGAGQQYWRSGTTVDPEELFRKIFGEFSGAQGFGDFSSVFEQPHEYIMELTFSQAAKGVNKEITVNIEDDCPRCHGKGHEPGTKVTHCHYCNGTGMESVNTGMFMMRSMCRRCGGRGSIIITPCVMCRATGQTKQKKSLVVPVPAGVEDGQTVKMSVGNKQVYITFRVERSPLFRRSGSDIHSDMMISVAQAILGGTARAQGLYGTVDIAIPPGIQTDQKIRLGGKGIARVSGYGYGDHYVHIKIKVPKKLTQRQRDLILSYAEEETDVEGSVNGVTRSAPASSQHAKKESGVDQSRDEEQPEEKEEGGFFSRLKKMFS